In Thermodesulfitimonas autotrophica, the following proteins share a genomic window:
- a CDS encoding phage-shock protein, with protein MHGRLYSLTDLLKRTLYFFETLSVKEIAPYVRRKMLRDLPLHEVEAKVELCLKQHSCFKSDAKNQWRLDCQGFRVNDPFYHLLLKRQQPLSLWELRREEKGKKAKMKRLITDEANLISDGRFVQFDTGMWGLTEWELGMEEYPLKYLVLKVLRAHPAGLSLNQIVEAVNFWRPVTPQAVEGVLRRFPFFLQQGDNWSYSSAAQAAYDMVMKRFLDLLREQKKRHLAEREAWQKRLRELRAQLNEASAAHQQAAAALAQQARCREQYEHLSAQLSEKELLLTLRKRELVYYRDQIKRLENKAQSILHQCRLWVGRAREGEQEIARLNEVIAVLNETIENLKAELACEKEKERESRTRLAEVRDHYGTQVANLQRELIDLKQKLQQTTARYGESERRLTTENARLSSELQQALSAGQELERDYRLLQQELNRLREDYRQLERRFKHPLVRLVSKLSLFFAR; from the coding sequence GTGCACGGTAGACTTTACTCGCTGACCGACCTTTTGAAACGAACGCTTTATTTTTTCGAGACGCTTTCCGTCAAGGAAATAGCCCCTTACGTCCGCAGGAAGATGCTGCGGGACCTTCCCTTACACGAAGTGGAGGCGAAGGTAGAGCTGTGTCTTAAACAGCATTCCTGCTTTAAATCTGACGCCAAGAACCAGTGGCGCCTGGACTGTCAGGGTTTCCGGGTCAACGACCCCTTTTACCACCTCCTTTTAAAGCGCCAACAGCCGCTCAGCCTCTGGGAACTGCGGCGGGAAGAGAAAGGGAAGAAGGCGAAAATGAAGCGGCTGATCACCGATGAGGCGAACCTGATTTCCGACGGCCGGTTCGTTCAGTTCGATACCGGGATGTGGGGGCTTACGGAATGGGAACTCGGCATGGAGGAGTACCCCCTCAAGTACCTTGTCCTTAAAGTGCTACGGGCTCACCCGGCGGGTCTTTCGCTTAACCAGATCGTCGAAGCGGTAAACTTCTGGCGCCCGGTTACCCCGCAGGCGGTGGAAGGGGTGCTGCGGCGTTTCCCGTTTTTCCTACAGCAGGGCGATAACTGGTCCTACAGCAGTGCGGCACAGGCGGCCTACGATATGGTGATGAAACGCTTTCTTGACCTGCTCCGTGAGCAGAAGAAGCGCCACCTTGCGGAGCGTGAGGCCTGGCAGAAGCGGTTGCGGGAGCTGCGGGCGCAGCTTAACGAGGCAAGCGCCGCGCACCAGCAGGCGGCGGCGGCGCTTGCCCAACAGGCGCGCTGCCGGGAGCAATACGAACACTTGAGTGCCCAGCTTTCCGAGAAGGAACTCCTGCTCACGCTTAGGAAACGGGAACTCGTTTATTACCGCGACCAGATAAAAAGGTTAGAAAACAAGGCGCAGAGCATTCTCCACCAGTGCCGGCTCTGGGTTGGCAGAGCCCGGGAGGGGGAGCAGGAAATCGCGCGCCTGAACGAAGTCATCGCGGTGCTCAACGAGACCATCGAAAACCTGAAGGCGGAGCTTGCCTGCGAAAAGGAGAAGGAACGAGAGAGCAGGACCCGGCTTGCAGAGGTTCGCGACCACTACGGTACCCAGGTAGCGAACCTGCAGCGGGAGCTCATCGACTTGAAACAAAAACTGCAGCAGACTACGGCGCGGTACGGGGAAAGCGAGCGGCGCCTGACCACCGAGAACGCTCGGCTTTCAAGTGAACTGCAGCAAGCCCTGAGCGCGGGGCAAGAACTTGAAAGGGATTACCGTCTACTGCAGCAGGAACTCAATCGCCTGCGGGAAGATTACCGACAGCTGGAACGCCGCTTCAAGCACCCTCTGGTCCGTCTGGTGAGCAAGCTAAGTCTATTTTTTGCCAGATGA
- a CDS encoding CarD family transcriptional regulator produces MFKIGDKVVYPMHGAGIIEAIEEKEILGEKREYYVLRLPIGNMKVMVPIANSREIGLREIINKQEVKKVLNLLKASGSPMPSNWNHRYRANLEKIKSGNIYAVAEVVRNLARREREKGLSSGEKRMLENAKQILISELALATEVEEDKARSLLDKAFA; encoded by the coding sequence TTGTTCAAGATCGGCGACAAGGTTGTCTATCCGATGCACGGCGCAGGAATCATCGAAGCGATCGAGGAAAAAGAGATTTTAGGCGAAAAGAGAGAATATTACGTGCTGCGCCTGCCCATCGGGAACATGAAGGTGATGGTTCCGATCGCCAACAGCCGAGAGATAGGGCTGCGCGAAATAATCAATAAGCAGGAGGTCAAAAAGGTACTTAACCTCTTGAAAGCCTCCGGAAGCCCGATGCCGAGCAACTGGAACCACCGTTACCGCGCGAACTTGGAGAAAATAAAGAGCGGCAACATTTACGCGGTGGCGGAAGTGGTACGCAACTTGGCAAGAAGAGAAAGAGAGAAAGGCCTCTCCTCAGGTGAAAAGCGGATGTTAGAAAACGCCAAGCAGATTTTGATCAGTGAGCTGGCCCTCGCTACCGAAGTCGAGGAAGATAAGGCCAGAAGCCTCTTAGACAAAGCTTTCGCTTAA